One window of the Melospiza georgiana isolate bMelGeo1 chromosome 14, bMelGeo1.pri, whole genome shotgun sequence genome contains the following:
- the IL34 gene encoding interleukin-34 yields MAAINMQQGYAAVLCVLAVLGLEAAAPGECELTRLLQDKLQYEMRLQYMKHYFPIDYTVQVQYEEVLRPSNITRLRNGTVSEAALRYLWFHVSSQAVLRIREVLPEKHPSWKYTQELCQLFDALGKEYSKYRQIDVETVVADLVKLIHSAGAESRSKAVRPKALLDNCLKVMRMLYGVPCRWEST; encoded by the exons ATGGCCGCCATCAACATGCAGCAGGGCTACGCTGCCGTCCTAT gtgtcctggctgtgctggggctggaggccgCGGCGCCGGGCGAATGCGAGCTCACCCGCCTGCTCCAGGACAAGCTGCAGTATGAGATGCGCCTGCAGTACATG AAACATTACTTTCCCATCGACTACACAGTCCAGGTCCAGTATGAAGAAGTGCTGAGGCCGTCCAACATCACCCGCCTG CGCAACGGGACGGTGTCGGAGGCAGCTCTGCGGTACCTCTGGTTCCATGTCAGCTCCCAGGCCGTGCTGCGGATCCGTGAGGTGCTGCCAGAGAAGCACCCATCCTGGAAGTACACCcaggagctctgccagctctttGATGCCCTGGGCAAGGAGTACAGCAAGTACCGGCAG ATAGACGTGGAAACTGTGGTGGCCGATCTGGTGAAGCTGATCCACAGCGCGGGCGCTGAGAGCCGGAGCAAGGCTGTGCGCCCCAAGGCACTGCTGGACAACTGCCTCAAGGTCATGAGGATGCTCTACGGGGTGCCCT GTCGGTGGGAATCCACCTAA
- the LOC131089481 gene encoding C-signal-like, whose translation MEGLSVGSVLLTACDGGLGLGLLKGLLELPSPPRHIFAACLDPQSKAVNEVALGFPNVRILPLDVTDPNSIKAAVRKVQAEVGSAGLNLLINSSGTTRRSTVATETAENMSLVYTTNTIGPLQTCQAFLPLLKEAAEAEGQREMSCSRAAIINISSILGSIEVAEAWKERQDICYRCSKAALNMLTKCLALEYGSSGILCVSVDPGHVTPPLEQGMGPVTLEESVRGVLQLLAQLSATNNGTFWDWRGQRLPW comes from the exons ATGGAGGGGCTCAGCGTGGGCAGCGTCCTGCTGACCGCCTGCGACGGGGGgctgggcctggggctgctcaaggggctgctggagctgcccagcccaCCCCGGCACATCTTCGCTGCTTGCCTGGACCCCCAGAGCAAG GCTGTTAACGAGGTGGCTTTGGGCTTTCCCAACGTCAGGATCTTGCCTCTGG aTGTGACAGACCCCAACAGCATCAAGGCAGCGGTGAGGAAGGTGCAGGCAGAggtgggcagtgctggcctcAACCTCCTGATCAACAGCAGCGGCACCACGCGCCGCAGCACCGTGGCCACCGAGACGGCCGAGAACATGAGCCTGGTCTACACCACCAACACCATCGGGCCCCTGCAGACCTGCCAG GCTTTCCTGCCCCTGCTGAAGGAGGCGGCTGAGGCCGAAGGGCAGCGGGagatgagctgcagcagagctgccatcatCAACATCTCCAGCATCCTGGGCTCCATCGAGGTTGCAGAGGCctggaaggagaggcaggacaTCTGCTACCGTTGCAGCAAG gctgctctgaacATGCTCACCAAGTGCCTGGCCCTGGAGTACGGGAGCAGCGGGATCCTCTGCGTGTCTGTGGATCCTGGACATGTGACCCCTCCCTTGGAACAGGGGATG GGCCCGGTGACGCTGGAGGAGAGCGTGAGGGGcgtcctgcagctgctggcccagcTCTCAGCCACCAACAATGGCACCTTCTGGGACTGGAGagggcagaggctgccctggtGA